The following coding sequences are from one Acidobacteriota bacterium window:
- the efp gene encoding elongation factor P: MIKATQLKKGMTIIKDNDLYKIVSTMHITPGNWRGMVQTKLKSLKNGSIIEHRFRSEDIIERAILNEVEMEYIYSDGTDYHFLNTKTYEQIHISEEMLGDAVRFLVPNTMLQVEFYEGTPVGIELPITVDLKVVETPPGIKGATASQQRKPARLETGLIVQVPSFIEEGEVIRVSTVEGTYIERVSAK; the protein is encoded by the coding sequence ATGATCAAAGCAACGCAGTTAAAAAAAGGAATGACTATCATCAAAGACAACGATCTCTACAAGATCGTCAGCACCATGCACATCACTCCGGGAAACTGGCGAGGGATGGTTCAGACTAAACTGAAGAGCCTGAAAAACGGCTCTATCATAGAGCACAGGTTCCGATCCGAAGATATCATCGAGAGAGCCATCCTCAATGAAGTCGAGATGGAATATATTTACAGCGATGGTACCGATTATCACTTTCTGAACACGAAGACATACGAGCAGATCCATATCTCCGAGGAGATGCTGGGGGATGCCGTGCGATTCCTGGTGCCTAACACCATGCTACAGGTCGAATTTTACGAGGGGACCCCGGTGGGAATCGAGCTGCCGATTACCGTCGATTTGAAGGTCGTGGAAACTCCACCCGGGATCAAGGGGGCAACGGCAAGCCAGCAGAGAAAGCCTGCCAGGCTGGAGACAGGGCTGATAGTTCAGGTTCCTTCCTTCATCGAAGAAGGAGAAGTGATAAGGGTTAGCACTGTCGAAGGAACCTATATCGAACGCGTCAGCGCAAAATAA
- a CDS encoding DMT family transporter has product MSRLNPLGNILLRDEDVLERHPCEKVLETIVNSTGGLITGLYAIIVPILGIFLLHRPAATVWIGAYSAVIGLYLLSIGWLSSKMNPIMIAFVQFIICSVLSFIASFLFEMTTLADLAAVTIPILYTGVLSVGVAHTLQVVAQREAPPAHAAIILSLETVFAALGGWLILGEMLSIRALFGCGFMLTGFVVSQIGRRSDLSRKPAQAI; this is encoded by the coding sequence ATGAGCCGCCTTAATCCACTGGGTAACATCTTATTGAGAGACGAGGATGTTCTGGAAAGACATCCCTGCGAGAAGGTTCTCGAAACGATCGTGAACTCCACTGGCGGCCTCATCACCGGACTATACGCCATCATCGTTCCGATCCTCGGCATCTTCCTGCTCCACCGCCCCGCCGCAACCGTCTGGATCGGTGCATACAGCGCTGTCATCGGGCTCTATCTTCTCAGCATCGGATGGCTCTCCTCGAAGATGAACCCGATCATGATCGCTTTCGTCCAGTTCATCATCTGCTCCGTTCTGAGCTTCATAGCGTCATTCCTGTTCGAAATGACGACACTTGCAGATCTGGCGGCAGTCACGATTCCCATTCTCTACACCGGTGTCCTCTCGGTGGGTGTTGCGCACACGCTTCAGGTCGTGGCTCAACGTGAGGCACCACCCGCTCATGCGGCAATCATCCTGAGCCTTGAGACCGTCTTCGCTGCACTCGGCGGCTGGCTCATCCTCGGCGAGATGCTTTCAATCCGTGCACTGTTCGGCTGTGGTTTCATGCTCACTGGATTCGTCGTTTCCCAGATCGGAAGAAGATCCGATCTCTCTAGAAAACCTGCGCAAGCGATATAA
- a CDS encoding DUF2207 domain-containing protein has translation MTGHRTFTFCLIIILFLLIPSAVQSKSHSMEWIDIKAAILDDGSMRIEETRRYEFRGQFSWADYRLPLKDLGRIKDFEISEGDRIYQESRSEDPGTYTMDISRDEMYLRWFYRASNEKRSFTLRYTITDAVAVYNDVAELYYKFVGESNAKRIGSVNVSIALPYPARHDEVRAWAHGPLWGTIEFKYGILKMDISPLPSHTFWEARVSFPTPWVPHAQKRINQNRLQQILDEEARWATSANAERKRAERMLLKNAENERLGWHIAAVLSAVGVIGTASFYFRYGRRVQVSYSQSVDSSLPEYPPAIFSSLYYNKQVSGKAMVATLFDLARRGFITIEQKEPVERKWWRIDRTLFMIKQDFSKRRSSGEELPPYEQSLLNFVFNDLGAGKESVDFLDFSRHTSKVRRWFREWRKILNDELRAIPFWDREGVKGTILSMVFSVLIVAGGLLITIFLNHKPGFFVIIIGCLCLFFSLFILSYTPEMKLQKLKWRALKRYLTRYYFESETDQGFLYRIPEFLIYGIAMGIGTAVVKRLMQRIPSDQHTTFFPWYIYSGGFHASVGDFAGVISSMVSVASSTVSSSTGAGGGASAGGGGGAGGASGGAG, from the coding sequence ATGACCGGTCATCGAACATTCACTTTCTGTTTAATCATCATCCTTTTCCTTCTCATCCCGTCTGCCGTTCAGTCAAAGAGCCACTCCATGGAGTGGATCGATATTAAAGCAGCGATCCTGGACGATGGCAGCATGAGGATTGAAGAGACAAGGAGATACGAGTTTAGAGGACAGTTCTCATGGGCAGATTACCGCCTTCCCCTGAAGGATCTCGGGCGCATAAAAGATTTCGAGATCAGCGAAGGGGACAGAATCTACCAGGAGAGCCGTAGCGAAGATCCAGGAACCTACACAATGGACATCAGCAGGGATGAGATGTATCTCCGCTGGTTCTACAGGGCTTCCAATGAGAAACGGTCGTTCACCTTGCGCTACACCATCACAGATGCCGTTGCAGTCTATAACGATGTGGCGGAGCTCTACTATAAGTTTGTGGGCGAGTCCAATGCAAAAAGGATCGGCAGCGTGAATGTGTCGATCGCGCTTCCTTATCCTGCTCGGCATGATGAAGTACGAGCATGGGCACATGGCCCTCTCTGGGGCACGATCGAATTCAAATATGGGATCCTGAAAATGGATATCAGTCCCCTTCCCTCCCACACATTCTGGGAAGCAAGGGTGTCGTTCCCGACACCATGGGTGCCCCATGCACAGAAGAGGATTAATCAGAACAGGCTGCAGCAGATCCTCGATGAAGAAGCACGCTGGGCTACGTCAGCGAACGCCGAGCGCAAGCGGGCAGAGCGGATGCTCTTGAAAAATGCGGAGAACGAACGCTTAGGCTGGCATATCGCTGCAGTACTCTCCGCTGTGGGGGTCATAGGTACTGCCTCCTTCTATTTCAGATATGGGCGTAGAGTGCAGGTTTCTTACAGCCAAAGTGTCGATTCTTCCCTCCCCGAATATCCTCCCGCCATCTTCAGCAGTCTCTACTACAACAAGCAGGTGTCGGGAAAAGCTATGGTCGCGACTCTCTTCGATCTCGCACGGCGCGGCTTCATCACAATCGAACAGAAAGAACCGGTCGAGCGGAAATGGTGGCGCATCGACAGGACGCTCTTCATGATAAAGCAAGACTTCAGCAAGCGGAGAAGCTCAGGAGAGGAGTTGCCGCCCTATGAACAATCACTTCTTAACTTCGTCTTCAACGATCTCGGCGCCGGGAAAGAATCGGTGGATTTTCTGGATTTCAGCAGACATACATCGAAGGTGAGGCGCTGGTTCCGCGAATGGAGAAAGATCCTCAACGATGAGCTCAGGGCGATACCGTTCTGGGACAGAGAAGGCGTGAAAGGAACGATCCTCTCGATGGTGTTTTCCGTCCTGATCGTCGCCGGAGGTCTTCTGATCACAATCTTCCTGAACCACAAACCAGGGTTTTTTGTGATCATCATTGGATGCCTCTGCCTCTTCTTCTCATTGTTCATCCTTAGCTACACTCCTGAGATGAAACTGCAGAAGCTGAAATGGAGGGCGCTCAAAAGATACCTTACCCGCTATTACTTTGAAAGCGAGACAGACCAGGGATTTCTTTACAGGATCCCGGAATTCCTCATTTACGGGATCGCGATGGGGATCGGAACTGCGGTTGTCAAAAGGTTGATGCAGAGGATACCGTCAGACCAGCACACAACATTCTTCCCGTGGTATATCTATTCGGGCGGCTTCCATGCTTCAGTAGGTGATTTTGCCGGTGTCATCTCCTCGATGGTGAGCGTTGCCTCCAGCACGGTAAGCTCCTCGACAGGTGCCGGCGGCGGAGCTTCGGCCGGTGGTGGCGGTGGAGCAGGCGGGGCTTCAGGCGGCGCAGGATAA
- a CDS encoding UvrD-helicase domain-containing protein yields the protein MRQAEEKKFLAELNEQQQRAVMYGEGPLLVLAGAGSGKTRVITYRIAHLVRFRGISPGEIVAQTFTNKAADEMKQRVEQIIGLKSCTGMWVGTFHAFCLRILRREATILGYRNNFLVYDSPDQLSLIKECCEELKVDDSEFTPKEALFRISNIKNRMINPEDFMRGRYGSHGHTRYHEPFTTSGYRDRLIGEIYSLYQKKLFENNSMDFDDMIMKTLELFSKHDDIRRKYAGKCRHLLVDEYQDTNHSQYLLIKHLSSMYKNICCVGDEDQSIYAFRGADINNILRFQSDFPGSAIIKLERNYRSTKKILEAASYVVRNNLQRIGKTLWTKNETGEEITCFHAHNDIEEADSIAASILDLKKRIPLDSIAVLYRTNAQSRLIEESLRDFKIPYQIVGSIQFYERKEIKDLIAYMRILVNPDDNLSLVRIINVPPRGIGKATLEKLFSLAETRKISLMEAVRKHSEEAESEKKQVELAKKGKNSLRAFLEILEDTRKLSEKEKASFLLKKLIKILDYRSYIKRSFPEDHESRLENIDSFISAAVEYEESAENPTLQGFIDRSSLRSDQDDLQAEKLVTLMTVHCAKGLEYPVVFIAGLEENLFPHARSMNSRDDIEEERRLFYVAMTRAKEKLFISFADSRRIGGEFVFNQPSKFISEIPQGLLTITEGQYRRSKRGFDDSYASSSAARAAKLDKARFGRESGFPRKKTMKKAAGNSPYYEGQVVQHPTFGKGTVLSCEGSGNNLKLNIHFRHSGTRKILVKYTTLTPIPR from the coding sequence ATGCGTCAGGCAGAAGAGAAAAAATTTCTGGCGGAGCTAAATGAACAGCAGCAGCGGGCTGTGATGTACGGGGAAGGGCCGCTTCTGGTCCTGGCAGGTGCAGGTTCAGGTAAGACAAGGGTCATCACATACCGCATCGCTCACCTGGTCAGATTTCGCGGAATATCGCCGGGTGAGATCGTCGCCCAAACATTCACCAACAAGGCGGCAGATGAGATGAAGCAGCGAGTGGAACAGATCATAGGCCTGAAGAGTTGCACCGGAATGTGGGTGGGAACATTCCACGCCTTTTGCCTTAGGATCCTCCGAAGAGAGGCTACAATCCTCGGATACAGGAACAATTTCCTGGTCTACGATTCACCGGATCAACTCTCCCTGATCAAAGAGTGTTGCGAGGAGTTGAAGGTTGATGACTCGGAGTTCACTCCCAAGGAAGCGCTCTTCAGGATCAGCAACATCAAAAACAGGATGATCAACCCGGAAGATTTCATGAGGGGCCGTTATGGTTCTCATGGACATACCAGATATCATGAACCTTTCACAACTTCAGGATACCGGGATAGACTCATCGGCGAGATCTATTCTCTATACCAGAAGAAGCTCTTCGAGAACAACTCAATGGACTTCGACGACATGATCATGAAAACCCTCGAGCTTTTTTCGAAACATGATGACATCAGGAGGAAGTATGCGGGCAAATGCCGCCACCTCCTTGTCGACGAGTATCAGGATACAAACCATTCTCAGTATCTTCTGATCAAGCATTTATCCTCGATGTATAAGAACATCTGCTGTGTGGGGGACGAGGACCAATCTATCTATGCCTTCCGTGGGGCTGACATTAACAACATTCTCCGCTTCCAGTCAGATTTCCCGGGCTCAGCCATCATCAAGCTGGAGAGGAACTATCGCTCGACCAAGAAGATTCTCGAAGCAGCTTCGTACGTTGTCAGGAACAACCTGCAGCGGATAGGCAAGACCCTCTGGACCAAGAATGAGACCGGAGAAGAAATCACATGTTTTCATGCCCACAATGACATCGAAGAGGCGGATTCCATAGCTGCCTCGATCCTCGACCTGAAGAAAAGGATCCCCCTCGATTCCATTGCAGTCCTCTACCGGACCAATGCCCAGTCCCGGTTGATAGAGGAATCACTGAGAGATTTCAAGATTCCCTACCAGATCGTCGGCTCTATCCAGTTCTACGAGAGGAAAGAGATCAAGGATCTGATCGCTTATATGAGGATCCTCGTCAATCCCGACGATAACCTGAGCCTCGTCCGGATCATCAATGTTCCACCGCGGGGGATTGGAAAGGCAACACTTGAAAAGCTGTTTTCTCTCGCAGAGACCAGGAAGATCTCACTCATGGAGGCTGTGCGAAAACATTCGGAAGAGGCCGAATCTGAAAAGAAGCAAGTGGAATTGGCGAAGAAGGGGAAGAACTCCCTTCGAGCCTTCCTCGAAATTCTGGAAGATACGAGAAAACTTTCTGAAAAGGAAAAAGCATCATTCCTTCTGAAGAAACTGATCAAAATACTGGATTACAGGAGCTACATCAAGAGGAGCTTCCCCGAGGACCACGAGTCGCGCCTCGAGAACATCGACTCCTTCATCTCAGCGGCAGTAGAATACGAAGAATCGGCGGAGAACCCCACACTTCAGGGTTTCATCGACCGCTCATCTCTGAGATCCGATCAGGACGATCTGCAGGCAGAGAAGCTCGTCACGCTCATGACGGTGCACTGCGCCAAGGGGCTCGAATACCCGGTCGTCTTCATCGCGGGTCTAGAGGAAAACCTCTTCCCGCATGCCCGATCGATGAACAGCAGGGATGACATTGAGGAAGAGAGAAGGCTTTTCTACGTCGCTATGACGAGAGCGAAGGAGAAGCTTTTCATATCGTTCGCCGATTCGAGAAGGATCGGAGGGGAATTTGTCTTCAACCAACCTTCGAAATTCATCAGTGAGATCCCGCAGGGACTGCTGACGATAACGGAGGGACAGTACAGGAGAAGCAAGAGAGGCTTCGATGACTCCTATGCAAGCTCCTCGGCTGCCAGAGCGGCAAAACTCGATAAGGCGCGATTCGGAAGGGAATCTGGTTTCCCCAGGAAAAAGACTATGAAAAAGGCTGCCGGTAATTCTCCCTATTATGAGGGGCAGGTAGTGCAGCACCCTACCTTCGGCAAAGGAACTGTCCTTTCATGTGAGGGATCGGGGAACAATTTGAAGTTGAACATCCACTTCCGCCACTCCGGAACCAGGAAGATTCTCGTCAAGTACACAACCCTCACTCCCATTCCCCGCTGA